The following are from one region of the Capsicum annuum cultivar UCD-10X-F1 chromosome 1, UCD10Xv1.1, whole genome shotgun sequence genome:
- the LOC107848854 gene encoding uncharacterized protein LOC107848854: MTEVHYGICGPHMSGYVLAKKILRADNYWLTTERDSISFVRKCHECQVHRDLIHSPPFELHTMTAPWLFVAWGMDVIRLTESKASNGHRFILVSNDYFTKWVEVVTFKSVTKKAIMHRNSTFYRPKANGAVEAANKNLNKILRKMVQGSRHWHEKLSFALLGYRTTVRTSIGATPYFLVYKTEAVIPAEIEISSLRVVVEAEIDDDQWVKTRL, from the exons atgactgaagtacattATGGAATTTGTGGACCACACATgagtgggtatgttttggcaaagaaaatactccgAGCAGATAATTATTGGCTCACCACGGAGCGAGATTCCATCAGTTTCGTTCGTAAATGTCATGAATGTCAAGTACACAGGGACTTGATACATTCCCCTCCATTTGAGTTGCATACAATGACTGCTCCATGGCTTTTTGTCGCTTGGGGAATGGACGTAATTCGACTAACTGAATCGAAGGCCtcgaatggacataggttcatcttggtaTCCAATGATTATTTTACGAAGTGGGTGGAAGTAgtgactttcaagtcagtgaccaaGAAAGCG attatgcatcgaaATTCAACTTTTTATCGCCCAAAGGCAAACGGGGCTGtagaagctgccaacaagaacTTAAATAAAATACTCCGCAAGATGGTGCAGGGTTCCCGACACTGGCATGAAAAGTTATCTTTTGCTTTGTTGGGTTATCGTACTACAGTTCGGActtcaattggtgcaactccttacttCTTAGTGTACAAAACTGAAGCAGTTATACCTGCAGAGATTGAGATTTCATCTCTTCGAGTAGTTGTGGAAGCTGAAATCGATGATGACCAATGGGTCAAGACTCGTTTATAG